From Riemerella anatipestifer ATCC 11845 = DSM 15868, a single genomic window includes:
- a CDS encoding polyribonucleotide nucleotidyltransferase — protein sequence MNAPQAITETILLKDGREITIETGKLAKQADGAVVVKMGGTMLLATVVAAKEANPGVDFLPLTVDYREKFGAAGRIPGNFFRREAKPSDDEVLTMRLVDRVIRPLFPSDFHAEVQVMISLISYDEKVMPDSLAGLAASAAIAITDIPFNGPFSEVRVIKKDGVLSINPSWETLQSGVELDIMVGATKDSIVMVEGEMDEITEQEMLEAITFAHQEIKTQVEAQERLAQKVGKAFPKREYCHETHDEELKKQIWDYAYQKYYDIAKNPSAKEERGEKFSAVVEEFLAQYTEEELEEKADLAKVYFHDVQKEAVRQLILNENIRLDGRNNQQIRPIWSEVDYLPAAHGSSVFTRGETQSLTTVTLGSLMDANRIDSVITQHDERFYLHYNFPPFSTGEARPLRGTSRREVGHGNLAQRALKVMIPEETPYTIRIVSDILESNGSSSMATVCAGTLALMDAGIPMRKPVSGIAMGLITDKESGKWTVLSDILGDEDHLGDMDFKVTGTENGITACQMDIKIQGLTMDIMEQALMQAKNGRLHILGEMLKTISEPRADVKPHAPKMVMMEIPKDFIGAVIGPGGKVIQQMQKETGTVITIEEKGEIGYIEISGTDREKINAAIAQINEITFIPIVGEVYQGKVVKVMDFGAFVQLAKGTEGLLHISEIDWKRTDKVPYKEGDIVEVKFMGYDDRKKMKLSRKVLLPKPPREEKSK from the coding sequence ATGAATGCACCACAAGCAATCACCGAAACCATTCTGCTGAAAGACGGCAGAGAAATCACTATTGAAACAGGTAAATTAGCTAAACAAGCTGATGGAGCCGTAGTTGTAAAAATGGGAGGCACTATGCTACTAGCGACGGTAGTAGCCGCTAAGGAAGCTAATCCTGGCGTAGATTTCTTGCCTCTTACTGTAGATTACAGAGAAAAATTTGGAGCAGCAGGAAGAATCCCTGGTAACTTTTTCAGAAGAGAAGCTAAACCTTCTGATGATGAAGTTCTTACAATGCGTCTAGTGGACAGAGTTATCAGACCATTATTCCCTAGCGATTTCCATGCGGAGGTTCAAGTAATGATTTCTCTTATCTCTTACGACGAAAAAGTAATGCCAGACTCATTAGCTGGTCTTGCTGCATCAGCCGCTATTGCGATTACAGATATTCCTTTCAACGGACCATTTTCGGAAGTTAGAGTCATCAAAAAAGACGGCGTTCTTAGCATCAATCCTAGCTGGGAAACTTTACAAAGTGGCGTGGAACTAGATATTATGGTAGGAGCTACTAAAGACTCTATCGTAATGGTAGAAGGTGAGATGGACGAAATTACCGAGCAGGAAATGCTAGAAGCTATTACTTTTGCTCATCAAGAAATTAAAACACAAGTAGAAGCTCAAGAAAGATTGGCTCAAAAAGTGGGCAAAGCCTTCCCAAAAAGAGAATATTGCCACGAAACCCACGATGAAGAATTAAAAAAACAAATCTGGGATTACGCTTACCAAAAGTATTACGACATTGCTAAAAACCCTAGTGCAAAAGAAGAAAGAGGAGAGAAATTCTCCGCAGTAGTAGAGGAATTTTTAGCACAATATACAGAAGAAGAATTAGAAGAAAAAGCAGATTTAGCTAAAGTTTACTTCCACGATGTACAAAAAGAAGCTGTACGCCAACTTATCTTAAACGAGAACATACGTTTAGATGGAAGAAACAACCAACAAATTCGTCCTATTTGGAGTGAAGTAGATTATCTTCCTGCCGCACACGGTTCTTCTGTATTTACTAGAGGCGAAACTCAATCGCTTACTACGGTTACTTTAGGCTCTCTTATGGACGCTAACAGAATTGACAGCGTTATCACTCAACACGACGAAAGATTTTATCTACACTATAACTTCCCACCATTTTCAACAGGTGAAGCTAGACCACTTAGAGGTACTTCCAGAAGAGAAGTTGGACACGGTAACTTAGCTCAAAGAGCTTTAAAAGTGATGATTCCGGAAGAAACACCATATACTATTCGTATTGTTTCAGACATTTTAGAATCTAATGGTTCGTCTTCTATGGCTACGGTATGTGCTGGTACACTAGCTCTTATGGACGCAGGTATCCCGATGAGAAAACCTGTTTCTGGTATCGCTATGGGACTTATTACCGATAAAGAGTCTGGAAAATGGACGGTATTATCTGACATCTTAGGCGACGAAGACCATCTAGGAGATATGGACTTTAAAGTAACTGGTACAGAAAACGGTATTACTGCTTGCCAAATGGACATTAAAATCCAAGGGCTTACGATGGATATTATGGAGCAAGCTCTAATGCAAGCTAAAAACGGAAGACTTCATATCCTTGGAGAAATGCTTAAAACAATTTCTGAACCTAGAGCAGATGTTAAACCTCACGCACCTAAGATGGTAATGATGGAAATCCCTAAAGACTTCATTGGTGCTGTAATAGGACCTGGTGGTAAGGTAATCCAGCAGATGCAAAAAGAAACAGGCACTGTAATTACCATAGAGGAAAAGGGTGAAATAGGCTACATAGAAATATCTGGAACTGATAGAGAAAAGATAAATGCAGCTATCGCTCAAATCAACGAAATCACTTTCATTCCAATAGTTGGAGAAGTTTACCAGGGTAAAGTAGTAAAAGTGATGGATTTTGGTGCTTTCGTTCAGCTAGCTAAAGGTACAGAGGGACTTTTACACATTTCGGAGATTGATTGGAAGAGAACCGACAAAGTACCTTACAAAGAAGGAGATATTGTAGAAGTGAAATTTATGGGATACGATGACCGTAAGAAAATGAAACTTTCTAGAAAAGTACTCCTCCCAAAACCTCCAAGAGAAGAGAAATCTAAATAA
- a CDS encoding nucleoid-associated protein codes for MFSKIIVHKVGNKINQENLFLSSQCLELEDDMKEQLEEFFLKAFKSEEQFQFYSDTYLSNNPVYSSISEIFEDPAKFQWESENIAKHLYEITENPRVQSGELFIVYFEGEETDAGKIDSIGIFKTERKEPFLKINANEDDDYLIEKDYGIGLSKLDKGAIIYNNNKELGYVVSVVDNNKNGDLYYWFEDFLKVRQREDDYFHTQETLSVYKDYITKQLPQEFEVTKADQADFLNKSINFFKEKEQFDFEEFSQEVLQDENIVESFINFKTDYEQDTQMSISEAFPINPTAVKKQQRHFKSVIKLDKNFHIYVHGDRKMIETGQDEKGKFYRLYFEEEQ; via the coding sequence ATGTTTTCAAAAATTATTGTTCATAAAGTAGGAAATAAAATCAATCAGGAAAATCTGTTTTTATCTTCGCAATGTTTGGAGCTAGAAGATGATATGAAAGAGCAATTAGAAGAGTTTTTTTTAAAGGCTTTTAAATCCGAAGAGCAATTTCAGTTTTATAGTGATACTTATCTTTCTAACAACCCGGTATACAGTTCTATTTCGGAAATTTTTGAAGACCCTGCAAAATTTCAGTGGGAATCCGAAAATATAGCAAAACACCTCTACGAAATTACTGAAAACCCTCGTGTACAAAGTGGCGAACTCTTTATTGTTTATTTTGAAGGCGAAGAAACCGATGCAGGAAAAATAGACTCCATAGGGATTTTTAAAACAGAACGAAAAGAGCCTTTCCTTAAAATAAATGCTAACGAAGACGATGACTACCTCATTGAAAAAGACTACGGCATCGGACTTTCTAAACTAGACAAAGGAGCTATTATCTACAACAATAATAAAGAATTAGGCTATGTAGTTTCTGTAGTGGATAACAACAAAAATGGAGATTTGTACTATTGGTTTGAAGATTTTTTAAAGGTAAGACAAAGAGAAGACGACTATTTTCACACTCAAGAAACGCTTTCCGTCTACAAAGATTACATTACCAAACAACTGCCTCAAGAGTTTGAAGTAACTAAAGCAGACCAAGCCGATTTCCTTAACAAATCCATCAATTTCTTTAAAGAAAAGGAGCAATTTGATTTTGAAGAATTCAGTCAAGAAGTATTGCAAGACGAAAACATTGTGGAGAGTTTCATCAACTTTAAAACCGACTATGAGCAAGACACCCAAATGTCTATTTCCGAAGCCTTCCCTATCAACCCTACCGCTGTAAAAAAACAACAAAGACACTTTAAAAGCGTGATAAAATTAGATAAAAATTTCCATATCTATGTACACGGCGACCGTAAAATGATAGAAACAGGGCAAGATGAAAAAGGAAAATTCTACCGCCTTTACTTTGAGGAAGAACAATAA
- a CDS encoding malate dehydrogenase, translating into MKVTVVGAGAVGASCAEYIAMKNFCSEVVLVDIKEGFAEGKAMDLMQTASLNGFDTKITGSTSDYSKTAGSQVAVITSGIPRKPGMTREELIGINAGIVKEVTENLIKHSPNVIIIVVSNPMDTMAYLVHKTSGLPKERIIGMGGALDSARFKYRLAEALECPISDVDGMVIAAHSDTGMLPLMSKATRNGVPVSEFLSEEKQNYVVEETKVGGATLTKLLGTSAWYAPGAAVSTIVQAIACDQKKMIPCSVMLNGEYEQNDICLGVPVIIGKNGIEKIVEVSLTDAEKEKFATAANAVREINGDLKF; encoded by the coding sequence ATGAAAGTTACCGTAGTAGGAGCAGGAGCTGTAGGAGCTAGCTGTGCTGAGTATATCGCAATGAAAAACTTCTGTTCAGAAGTTGTATTAGTGGACATCAAAGAAGGTTTTGCAGAGGGTAAAGCAATGGATTTGATGCAGACCGCATCACTTAATGGTTTTGATACTAAAATTACAGGCTCTACTTCTGATTATTCTAAAACAGCAGGGTCTCAAGTGGCTGTAATCACTTCTGGTATTCCTAGAAAGCCAGGTATGACGAGAGAGGAGCTTATCGGCATCAATGCTGGTATCGTTAAAGAAGTTACAGAAAACTTAATTAAGCACTCTCCTAATGTAATTATTATCGTAGTATCTAACCCTATGGATACTATGGCTTACCTTGTTCACAAAACTTCTGGTCTTCCTAAAGAGAGAATCATCGGTATGGGTGGTGCTTTGGATAGTGCTAGATTCAAATACAGATTGGCAGAAGCCCTAGAATGCCCTATCTCTGATGTAGATGGTATGGTTATCGCAGCTCACTCTGACACAGGTATGCTTCCTCTAATGAGCAAAGCTACAAGAAACGGAGTACCTGTTTCTGAATTCTTAAGCGAAGAAAAACAAAACTATGTAGTAGAAGAAACTAAAGTAGGTGGTGCTACCCTTACTAAATTATTAGGAACTTCCGCTTGGTATGCACCAGGAGCGGCAGTATCTACTATCGTTCAAGCTATTGCTTGCGACCAGAAAAAAATGATTCCGTGTTCTGTAATGCTTAACGGAGAATACGAACAAAACGACATCTGCCTAGGTGTACCTGTAATTATTGGTAAAAACGGTATTGAAAAAATCGTAGAAGTATCTTTAACAGATGCTGAAAAAGAAAAATTCGCTACTGCGGCTAATGCAGTAAGAGAAATCAATGGTGATTTAAAATTCTAA
- a CDS encoding RecQ family ATP-dependent DNA helicase, which yields MPLLPEHITKLLYDTLAHFWGYQEFREPQEEIISSIIMGQDTFALLPTGGGKSLCYQLPALVLEGTCIVVSPLLALMKDQVYQLKSKGIEAEYLSSELDEAQAEQIYSLCIEGTTKILFVSPERLTNSLFLQKIEEIKVSFLAVDEAHCISEWGQDFRPSYQNIHKFRKDRLKDLPVLALTATATPKVLEDIKSKLNLKTPQIFQKSFERTNIKIHTEECSDKYSRILNLVKNHPYSGIIYASTRKETQQLTEFLQHNGIPNVDFYHAGLPLKEKHQKQNQWLHSNNGVLVATNAFGMGIDKDDVRYVIHLSPPSSVENYYQEIGRGGRDGESALAYLLWNKYELSNSDETLKQQIPNKESFKKAISYLYSLFQIADFELPEQTFQFDIRQWQRVTKMPLASLKNILSFLHNQEIIYYNNLKSKSSIELNIEVEDFESLAPQDAYFIEILLRHLSGFSHHKVSFREEHLAHKINTNSTELKKRLLELANKGYINYIDGALASIKFLIPRDNASFGGKWWHLFLEIQKNKVQKWEEMKFFIQSEKYCKMKMILSYFGEKKAQNCGQCSVCLSRKTSLSSAHNPILKVLAVEPCTLEDLSAQIPHLSREKLLEQVILLLDTDKIKMLNYKTYTINS from the coding sequence ATGCCTCTCCTACCCGAACATATCACTAAACTACTCTATGATACACTTGCCCATTTTTGGGGCTACCAAGAGTTTAGAGAACCGCAGGAAGAAATTATCAGCTCTATCATTATGGGGCAAGATACTTTTGCTCTCTTACCCACAGGAGGTGGAAAATCTTTGTGCTATCAGCTCCCTGCATTAGTTTTAGAAGGTACTTGCATTGTGGTTTCTCCTCTTTTGGCTTTGATGAAAGACCAAGTGTATCAACTAAAAAGCAAAGGCATAGAAGCAGAGTATCTAAGTTCAGAATTAGACGAAGCCCAAGCAGAACAAATCTATTCACTTTGTATTGAGGGAACTACCAAAATACTATTTGTATCTCCCGAAAGGCTTACCAACAGCCTTTTTCTTCAAAAAATAGAAGAAATTAAAGTTTCTTTTTTAGCGGTGGACGAAGCCCATTGTATCTCCGAGTGGGGACAAGACTTTCGCCCAAGCTACCAAAATATTCATAAGTTTAGAAAAGACCGACTGAAAGATTTGCCCGTTTTAGCTCTTACGGCTACGGCTACTCCGAAGGTATTGGAGGATATTAAATCTAAACTCAATCTGAAAACACCACAGATATTTCAAAAGAGTTTTGAACGGACGAATATTAAAATACACACAGAAGAATGTTCCGACAAGTATTCTAGAATTTTAAACTTGGTAAAAAACCACCCTTATTCGGGAATTATATACGCTTCTACGAGAAAGGAAACTCAACAACTCACCGAGTTCTTGCAACACAACGGAATTCCTAATGTTGATTTTTACCACGCAGGACTGCCACTTAAAGAAAAACACCAAAAACAGAATCAGTGGCTACATTCTAACAATGGAGTTCTAGTGGCTACCAATGCTTTTGGTATGGGTATAGACAAAGATGATGTACGATATGTGATACACCTCTCTCCGCCTAGTTCGGTAGAAAACTATTACCAAGAAATTGGGAGAGGAGGTAGAGATGGTGAATCTGCCCTCGCTTATTTGTTATGGAACAAGTATGAACTTTCTAATTCTGACGAAACTCTTAAACAACAAATTCCTAACAAAGAGAGTTTTAAAAAGGCTATATCTTATCTCTATTCTTTATTTCAGATAGCTGATTTTGAACTTCCTGAACAGACTTTTCAATTTGATATTAGACAATGGCAACGGGTTACCAAAATGCCTTTAGCCTCGCTTAAAAATATTTTGAGTTTCCTACATAATCAAGAAATCATCTATTATAATAACCTTAAATCTAAATCTAGCATAGAGCTAAACATAGAGGTAGAAGACTTTGAAAGTCTAGCTCCACAAGATGCCTATTTTATAGAAATATTGTTAAGACATCTATCTGGATTTTCGCATCATAAAGTTAGCTTTAGAGAAGAACATTTAGCTCATAAAATCAACACCAACTCTACCGAACTAAAAAAACGACTCCTAGAACTTGCCAATAAAGGCTATATTAACTATATAGATGGGGCTTTAGCTAGTATTAAATTTCTTATTCCTAGAGATAATGCAAGTTTTGGTGGTAAATGGTGGCATCTTTTTCTAGAAATACAAAAAAACAAAGTTCAGAAATGGGAAGAAATGAAGTTTTTTATTCAATCCGAAAAGTATTGCAAAATGAAAATGATATTATCTTATTTCGGAGAGAAAAAGGCTCAAAATTGCGGACAATGCTCGGTTTGTTTGTCTCGTAAAACTTCGCTGTCTTCCGCCCATAACCCTATACTTAAAGTTTTAGCAGTAGAACCTTGTACTTTAGAAGACCTCTCAGCACAGATACCACATCTATCGAGAGAAAAGCTATTAGAACAAGTGATTCTTCTGCTAGATACCGATAAAATTAAAATGCTTAACTATAAAACTTATACAATAAACTCATGA
- the fmt gene encoding methionyl-tRNA formyltransferase: protein MTKPLKVVFFGTPDFAKHSLEAIHHSQHQVVGVVTVADKASGRGQKITASPVKEYALEQGLPIYQPEKLRNPDFLEAMKQLEADVFVVVAFRMMPKVLFEIPRLGTFNLHASLLPDYRGAAPINFAIINGETTTGVTTFFINEKIDEGNILLQKELSIAPDEDAGSLHDRLMTIGGELIVETLDGLSANSITEQPQPIVAEPKNAFKIFKEDTKINWNDTGVNLHNFVRGLSPYPTAFTNIKIGEEEKSLKIYKGYFQPSEHSHQAGEIEITKNSFKIYTKDGIYFPEELQLQGKKRMPVKDFLNGFRDFDNIKLFS, encoded by the coding sequence ATGACAAAACCTTTAAAAGTAGTATTCTTCGGAACGCCAGATTTTGCGAAACACAGCTTAGAAGCCATACATCACTCCCAACATCAAGTAGTGGGCGTGGTTACAGTAGCCGATAAAGCCAGCGGAAGAGGTCAAAAAATAACAGCTTCACCTGTTAAAGAATATGCACTAGAGCAAGGTCTGCCCATATATCAGCCAGAAAAACTTAGAAATCCTGATTTTCTAGAGGCAATGAAACAACTAGAAGCCGATGTTTTCGTAGTGGTGGCGTTCCGTATGATGCCGAAAGTTTTGTTTGAAATTCCTCGTTTGGGTACTTTTAACCTACACGCTTCATTATTGCCTGATTATAGAGGTGCGGCTCCTATCAATTTCGCTATTATCAATGGAGAAACCACAACGGGTGTTACTACTTTTTTCATCAACGAAAAAATAGATGAAGGTAACATTCTCCTACAAAAAGAACTAAGTATTGCTCCTGATGAAGACGCAGGAAGCCTACACGACAGACTTATGACCATAGGTGGCGAACTCATTGTAGAAACCCTAGACGGCTTATCTGCTAATAGTATTACAGAGCAACCTCAACCCATTGTAGCCGAACCTAAAAATGCTTTCAAAATCTTTAAAGAAGACACCAAAATCAATTGGAATGACACGGGAGTGAATCTGCATAACTTTGTACGAGGTCTATCTCCCTACCCTACTGCTTTTACCAACATCAAAATTGGAGAAGAAGAAAAATCGCTTAAAATTTACAAAGGTTATTTTCAACCATCTGAACACTCTCACCAAGCTGGAGAGATTGAAATAACTAAAAATAGTTTTAAAATCTATACTAAAGATGGAATTTATTTCCCTGAAGAACTACAACTGCAAGGCAAAAAAAGAATGCCTGTGAAAGATTTCCTCAACGGTTTTAGGGATTTTGATAATATAAAACTCTTCTCATAA
- the murI gene encoding glutamate racemase has translation MLVDNLSPQQPIGVFDSGVGGLTVAKEIKRQMPHENIIYFGDTKHLPYGDKSKEAIVRFSEKIAEFLLEQNCKAIVIACNSATANALKEVKELVGNRAIVFDVVNPVAEKIAYEIHTNVGVIATKATVNAGIYKKSIRRFNKFIKVDELATPLLVPAIEEGFKNHPITHSILYHYLSNSKLKNIETLILGCTHYPLLLEEIKQYYGSRVRVIDSPSIVANYIKISLEKHHLLNSEQKTTEMKFYLSDLTKNFEKISKKFFGKSIDLELKIL, from the coding sequence ATGTTGGTAGATAACCTCTCTCCTCAGCAACCTATAGGTGTGTTTGATTCTGGTGTGGGAGGACTTACCGTAGCCAAAGAAATCAAAAGGCAAATGCCCCACGAAAACATCATCTATTTTGGGGATACCAAACATTTACCTTACGGAGATAAATCTAAAGAAGCCATCGTTAGGTTTTCAGAAAAAATAGCCGAGTTTTTACTAGAGCAAAACTGTAAAGCCATCGTAATCGCTTGTAACTCTGCCACGGCTAATGCCCTGAAAGAAGTTAAAGAATTGGTAGGAAATAGAGCGATTGTTTTTGATGTGGTTAATCCTGTTGCGGAGAAAATAGCTTATGAAATCCACACCAATGTAGGCGTTATTGCAACTAAAGCTACCGTAAATGCTGGGATTTATAAGAAAAGCATCAGACGCTTTAACAAATTTATAAAGGTAGATGAGCTAGCCACACCACTTTTAGTTCCAGCGATAGAAGAGGGTTTTAAAAACCACCCTATTACTCATTCTATTTTATATCATTATTTGAGTAATAGTAAGCTAAAGAACATTGAAACACTGATTTTAGGGTGCACACATTATCCGCTATTATTAGAGGAAATTAAGCAATATTATGGCAGTAGAGTAAGAGTGATTGATTCGCCTAGTATTGTAGCAAATTACATTAAAATTTCTTTAGAAAAACACCACTTACTTAATTCTGAACAGAAAACAACGGAGATGAAGTTTTATCTTTCGGATTTAACCAAAAATTTTGAAAAAATATCTAAAAAGTTTTTTGGGAAGAGTATAGATTTAGAACTTAAAATACTTTAA
- the hemB gene encoding porphobilinogen synthase, with protein sequence MIIYSRNRRLRRNDSLRSLVRENHLSTSDFVMPMFVMEGEKKQEAIPSMPGIYRRSIDLTVEECKELFALGVKAVNIYMKVSDHLKDNAGTEAWNPNGLMQNTIRAIKEAVPEMVVMPDVALDPYSIYGHDGIVTNGEVDNDATVEALVKMSISQAEAGADIVAPSDMMDGRVMAIREGLEENGFHNVGILSYAAKYASSFYGPFRSALDSAPKETANIPKDKKTYQMDFHNTREAINEVIRDVEEGADIIMIKPGMPYLDIVSKVRELIDIPIAVYQVSGEYAMLKAASQNGWLDNDKVLIESLTCFKRAGADMIFTYAAKEAAMLLQK encoded by the coding sequence ATGATTATATATTCAAGAAATAGAAGATTAAGACGAAATGACAGCCTTAGAAGTCTTGTAAGAGAGAACCATCTTTCAACATCTGATTTTGTAATGCCTATGTTTGTGATGGAAGGAGAAAAGAAACAAGAGGCTATCCCTTCTATGCCTGGTATCTATCGCAGAAGTATAGATTTAACGGTAGAAGAATGTAAAGAGCTATTCGCTTTGGGTGTGAAAGCAGTTAATATCTATATGAAGGTTTCAGACCATCTCAAAGATAATGCAGGAACAGAAGCATGGAATCCTAATGGGTTGATGCAAAACACCATAAGAGCTATTAAAGAAGCTGTTCCAGAAATGGTAGTGATGCCTGATGTAGCTTTAGACCCTTATTCTATCTACGGACACGATGGTATTGTAACTAATGGTGAAGTGGATAATGATGCTACAGTGGAAGCTTTGGTTAAGATGTCTATTTCTCAAGCTGAAGCTGGAGCGGATATTGTAGCACCAAGTGATATGATGGACGGCAGAGTAATGGCTATAAGAGAAGGATTAGAGGAAAATGGGTTTCATAATGTAGGTATTTTGTCTTATGCGGCGAAATATGCAAGTTCTTTCTATGGACCTTTCAGAAGTGCGTTGGATAGTGCTCCGAAGGAAACCGCAAACATTCCGAAGGATAAAAAAACTTATCAAATGGATTTTCATAATACTAGAGAAGCTATAAATGAAGTGATTAGAGATGTAGAGGAAGGAGCTGATATTATTATGATAAAGCCAGGTATGCCTTATTTAGACATTGTTTCTAAAGTTAGAGAGCTAATAGATATTCCTATTGCGGTGTATCAAGTAAGTGGAGAATATGCCATGCTAAAAGCTGCTTCGCAGAATGGTTGGCTAGACAATGATAAAGTCTTAATAGAAAGTCTTACTTGCTTTAAGAGAGCTGGGGCTGATATGATTTTCACCTATGCAGCAAAAGAAGCCGCAATGCTTCTACAAAAATAA
- a CDS encoding T9SS type A sorting domain-containing protein → MKQLLFSIFFLITFLGLSSSTLKAQNVRDYIGNQQKSDDALVVAYPNPAKDFIVLKTKNPLTRVKSVTFYSIVGAQVMEVFPNSNYVEIRLDKLIYGKYLIKYTLSDNTQQVTQIIKQ, encoded by the coding sequence ATGAAACAACTTTTATTTTCTATATTTTTCTTAATTACATTTTTGGGACTATCTTCCTCAACGCTGAAGGCTCAGAATGTAAGAGATTATATTGGTAATCAACAAAAATCTGATGATGCTCTTGTGGTAGCTTACCCTAACCCAGCGAAGGATTTCATTGTATTAAAAACTAAAAATCCATTAACTAGGGTTAAAAGTGTTACTTTTTACTCTATAGTTGGAGCTCAGGTGATGGAGGTTTTTCCTAATTCAAACTATGTGGAAATTAGATTAGATAAACTTATATACGGTAAGTATCTTATAAAATATACTCTAAGTGATAATACTCAACAGGTTACACAAATTATAAAACAGTAA
- a CDS encoding 30S ribosomal protein S16 gives MSVKIRLQRHGKKGKPFYHIVVADSRAKRDGRFIQKLGTYNPITNPATIDLDVNAAVDWLNKGAQPTDTARAILSYKGALYKKHLLGGVAKGAFDEAEAEKRFNAWLEEKEAKVQGKKENLAKSKEEAKKAALEAEQKVSEARLNARKEAEATAEPVEEVAEESTEAPAAEENEAEA, from the coding sequence ATGTCAGTAAAAATTAGATTACAAAGACACGGTAAAAAAGGAAAACCGTTTTACCACATCGTGGTTGCAGATTCTAGAGCTAAAAGAGATGGTAGATTCATCCAAAAACTAGGAACTTACAACCCAATTACTAACCCAGCTACTATTGATTTAGATGTAAATGCAGCGGTAGATTGGTTAAACAAAGGGGCTCAGCCTACAGATACTGCTAGAGCTATCCTATCTTACAAAGGAGCTCTTTACAAGAAACACTTACTTGGAGGAGTTGCTAAAGGTGCTTTTGATGAGGCTGAAGCAGAGAAGAGATTCAATGCTTGGTTAGAAGAAAAAGAAGCTAAAGTACAAGGTAAAAAAGAAAACTTAGCTAAATCTAAAGAGGAAGCTAAGAAAGCTGCATTAGAAGCTGAGCAAAAAGTAAGCGAAGCTAGACTAAATGCAAGAAAAGAAGCTGAAGCTACTGCAGAACCAGTAGAAGAAGTTGCTGAAGAAAGTACAGAAGCTCCTGCAGCTGAAGAAAACGAAGCAGAAGCTTAA
- the rimM gene encoding ribosome maturation factor RimM (Essential for efficient processing of 16S rRNA), translated as MRKEDCYFLGKITRKHGLSGNVILKLDTDQPEFYNKLESIFVEINGLLVPFFIEKQQWQKLDSKIITFKNVSDAMVEQALGKSVFLPLSTLPPLEGNQFYYHEVIGFDVFDEAENFCGSIKEINDQTAQHYFILNNKGKEVIIPIIKDWILKVNRDEKIISMQLPEGLLEVFEV; from the coding sequence ATGCGAAAGGAGGATTGCTATTTTCTTGGAAAAATCACTCGTAAGCATGGTCTTTCGGGAAATGTTATCTTAAAATTAGATACAGACCAACCCGAATTTTACAACAAATTGGAATCAATATTCGTTGAAATCAACGGATTATTGGTTCCTTTTTTTATAGAAAAACAACAGTGGCAAAAATTAGACTCTAAAATCATTACTTTTAAAAATGTGTCTGATGCTATGGTAGAGCAAGCACTGGGTAAAAGTGTTTTTTTACCACTTTCTACTTTACCTCCATTGGAGGGTAATCAGTTTTATTACCACGAAGTAATAGGTTTTGATGTTTTTGATGAGGCTGAAAACTTTTGTGGTTCAATCAAAGAGATTAACGACCAAACAGCACAGCACTATTTTATCCTTAATAATAAAGGTAAAGAGGTTATCATTCCTATTATCAAAGATTGGATTCTGAAAGTTAATAGAGATGAAAAGATAATTTCTATGCAATTACCAGAAGGACTTCTAGAGGTATTTGAGGTGTAA